A single region of the Nicotiana sylvestris chromosome 6, ASM39365v2, whole genome shotgun sequence genome encodes:
- the LOC104241851 gene encoding leucine aminopeptidase 2, chloroplastic encodes MAALRVISVASTSTSFHCYPSVFTKFKSSPTWAISFSVTPLLCSRRAKRMAHSIARATLGLTHPNQIEAPKISFAAKEIDLVEWKGDILAVGATEKDLARDENSKFQNPILQKLDSKLGGLLSEASSEEDFSGKSGQSTVLRLPGLGSKRIALVGLGSSVSSTAAYRSLGEAVAAAAKSAQASNIAVALASTDGLSAESKLSSASAIVTGATLGIFEDNRFKSESKKPTLKSLDILGLGTGPEIEKKLKYAEDVCAGVIFCRELVNAPANVLTPAVLAEEAKKIASTYSDVLSANILNVEQCKELKMGSYLAVGEASANPPHFIHLCYKPTGGEIKKKLALVGKGLTFDSGGYNIKTGPGCLIELMKFDMGGSAAVLGAAKALGQIKPAGVEVHFIVAACENMISGTGMRPGDVVTASNGKTIEVNNTDAEGRLTLADALVYACNQGVEKIVDLATLTGACIVALGPSIAGVFTPSDDLAKEVAAASEVSGEKLWRMPLEESYWDTMKSGVADMVNTGGRQGGAIVAALFLKQFVDEKVQWMHIDLAGPVWNDKKKNATGFGVSTLVEWVLKNSTN; translated from the exons ATGGCCGCACTGAGAGTTATTTCAGTAGCTTCTACTTCAACTTCTTTTCATTGTTACCCTTCAGTTTTCACTAAATTCAAATCTAGTCCCACTTGGGCTATTTCTTTTTCAGTTACACCCTTGTTGTGTTCAAGAAGAGCAAAAAGGATGGCTCATTCTATTGCTCGGGCCACTCTTGGTTTAACTCACCCTAATCAAATTGAGGCCCCTAAG ATTTCATTTGCTGCTAAAGAGATTGATTTGGTGGAATGGAAAGGAGACATACTTGCAGTAGGTGCAACGGAGAAGGACTTGGCCAGAGATGAGAATTCAAAGTTCCAGAATCCAATATTGCAAAAGCTAGACTCGAAATTGGGCGGTTTATTGTCTGAAGCTTCATCCGAGGAGGATTTTAGTGGAAAGTCTGGACAATCCACAGTTCTTAGACTTCCTGGTCTTGGCTCGAAGAGGATCGCTCTAGTTGGGCTTGGCTCATCTGTATCATCAACTGCTGCTTATCGCAGTTTAGGAGAGGCTGTTGCTGCAGCTGCCAAGTCTGCTCAGGCTAGTAATATTGCGGTTGCACTTGCTTCTACTGATGGGCTGTCTGCAGAATCAAAGCTTAGCTCTGCCTCTGCTATAGTAACCG GAGCTACACTTGGGATATTTGAAGATAATAGGTTTAAGTCTGAGTCAAAAAAACCAACCTTGAAATCTTTGGACATTCTTGGACTGGGAACTGGACCTGAGATAGAGAAGAAACTCAAGTATGCAGAAGATGTCTGTGCAGGTGTTATATTCTGCAGAGAGCTCGTCAATGCACCCGCCAATGTACTTACGCCTG CGGTACTTGCTGAAGAGGCCAAAAAGATTGCCTCCACTTATAGCGATGTCCTTTCTGCAAACATCTTGAACGTTGAGCAGTGCAAAGAATTGAAAATGGGATCCTATTTAGCTGTTGGTGAAGCTTCTGCAAATCCTCCTCATTTCATCCATTTATGTTATAAGCCTACTGGTGGGgaaatcaaaaagaagttagCCTTGGTTGGAAAGGGATTGACTTTTGACAG TGGTGGCTACAACATCAAGACTGGACCCGGTTGTTTGATAGAGCTTATGAAGTTTGACATGGGAGGGTCTGCAGCTGTTTTAGGTGCAGCAAAAGCTCTTGGTCAAATAAAGCCTGCTGGAGTAGAG GTGCATTTCATTGTTGCTGCTTGTGAGAATATGATCAGTGGAACAGGCATGAGGCCCGGAGACGTCGTCACAGCTTCAAATGGGAAGACAATTGAG GTTAACAATACTGATGCTGAGGGTAGACTCACACTTGCTGATGCGTTGGTATATGCCTGTAACCAAGGTGTCGAAAAG ATAGTTGATCTGGCAACATTAACGGGTGCTTGTATAGTTGCCCTGGGACCTTCAATTGCTG GTGTTTTTACTCCTAGCGATGACCTAGCAAAGGAGGTGGCTGCAGCTTCTGAGGTAAGCGGTGAAAAGCTATGGAGAATGCCTTTGGAGGAGAGTTACTGGGACACCATGAAATCAGGAGTGGCTGATATGGTTAACACTGGAGGTCGTCAAGGTGGTGCAATAGTTGCTGCTCTCTTCCTGAAGCAG TTTGTTGACGAGAAGGTTCAATGGATGCATATCGACTTAGCTGGTCCTGTCTGGAACGATAAGAAGAAGAATGCAACGGGTTTTGGTGTTTCGACACTAGTGGAATGGGTGCTGAAGAACTCTACAAACTGA